In Topomyia yanbarensis strain Yona2022 chromosome 2, ASM3024719v1, whole genome shotgun sequence, one DNA window encodes the following:
- the LOC131678447 gene encoding dentin sialophosphoprotein-like, with the protein MDKISLTDLRLRFFGPTLDESVFYGIDCLLDFFGTKYNRFSEEEFKLAAAERSGTKKAVSDLNLYKSCHDVSINASSSGTAPPSHETLSSPKTSSSVRSFEKDTLNKVENSMLSSSDGVSSPRISGTSRDKIINSKDSSRRSSKEEKMLTLNDSRKSSKESSILHTANGGSNPVQESRRSSESFRLAKMQVDPTNSSGEKIGSEVSKDRIMISKEKVIDSKNSSRRSSNDEKMSIKKRIQTSPPFSKEAFKPFRSPKLSTTAGNNSRTNSFSNSKVLDKIKKELVNNSIANMKISPSVAGSTVPNSPPRKRTLSSSSNNRYNTPSKLPAQRPKQILSRWALARVNEFDDGAKTYDIVLDETLEQKLPKLLSECPVPEIVFATLPDGCTISYRFEKEKSKC; encoded by the exons atg GACAAAATCAGCCTCACCGATTTGAGACTGCGATTCTTCGGTCCGACGTTGGACGAAAGTGTTTTCTACGGGATCGACTGTTTGTTGGATTTTTTCGGAACTAAATATAATCGTTTTTCAGAAGAAGAATTCAAATTAGCAGCAGCCGAAAGGAGCGGCACCAAGAAAGCTGTCAGCGATTTGAATCTGTACAAATCTTGCCACGATGTGAGCATTAACGCCTCAAGCTCTGGTACTGCTCCACCATCACATGAGACTCTTAGCTCGCCTAAAACTAGCAGCTCTGTGAGGTCATTTGAAAAAGATACGCTGAATAAGGTGGAAAATTCGATGTTGAGCAGCTCAGATGGTGTCAGTAGTCCTAGAATTTCTGGAACCTCCAGGGATAAGATAATTAATTCAAAGGACTCCTCGAGGAGATCGTCCAAAGAAGAGAAGATGCTGACGTTAAATGATTCGAGAAAATCGTCCAAAGAATCCTCAATATTACACACTGCCAACGGCGGCTCTAATCCGGTTCAGGAATCCAGAAGATCTTCGGAATCTTTCCGTTTAGCAAAAATGCAGGTAGATCCAACTAACTCTTCCGGGGAGAAAATAGGTTCCGAAGTCTCCAAAGATAGGATTATGATTTCCAAAGAAAAGGTTATCGATTCGAAGAACTCCTCGAGGAGATCGTCTAATGATGAAAAGATGTCTATTAAGAAGCG AATACAAACATCACCGCCATTCTCCAAGGAAGCTTTCAAACCATTTCGTTCGCCTAAACTTTCAACCACAGCAGGTAACAACAGCAGAACAAACTCGTTCTCCAATAGTAAAG TTCTAGATAAGATAAAAAAAGAACTTGTGAACAACTCCATCGCCAACATGAAAATCAGTCCTTCTGTTGCTGGTAGCACAGTTCCGAATTCTCCCCCCAGAAAACGAACGTTATCCTCCAGTTCCAACAATCGATACAATACCCCATCAAAGTTACCGGCCCAACGTCCCAAGCAAATCTTAAGCAGGTGGGCTCTGGCACGGGTGAACGAGTTTGATGATGGTGCCAAAACGTACGACATTGTCCTTGATGAGACATTGGAACAGAAACTGCCGAAGCTGTTATCGGAGTGCCCTGTTCCCGAGATTGTTTTTGCAACGCTACCGGACGGCTGTACGATCTCCTATCGATTTGAGAAGGAAAAATCAAAATGCTGA